A genomic region of Colletotrichum destructivum chromosome 5, complete sequence contains the following coding sequences:
- a CDS encoding Putative uvrD-like helicase, ATP-binding domain, helicase Sen1, DNA2/NAM7 helicase, helicase, translating to MSSSKPVEDILEESYRKFAHIPPQHHLLCPKVDEDDFEDYEDLNTAGETITALEKQERVQQWKERLDTVYWTSLLLAYGKDKAGIWLDDWGTRVAINLHNCDKCVLNWHMYRKKYIQVFSEKWPEDAVAGIENCLHRFDFDRIDKGLRWAKDIIEQAESEGRLFQRSDLGEDQGAVLLTVYEALCCMAYLSLPDKRTLFQFVFVRLSGKKPLKLGENVLLPAMTQFLFGEDKTRLQFAEKSWERLRPKSLTEAQFAWAVHDNLMEAIQSVAQRNPRNPADLPEIERFWKAVNWIIKTLDEKLLLHGLRSMEVKPSVYDLLFVHLQCESEAILLLIIQALTVLLETSPQAFWDTIGDARPFVVVEQLLSQRLFKQLLAQSLTFAITYDDGHGGNDVESITTSWINTWIQSLKRQQKSDACEQLLHLLFEQVVHDASIGEQGRAACVRAGLDALDHVLRSFLDPSVNAVSSTASVYINSILNVTYKYKDIINDAADTKSQEQHTLGVPKAAMSVIGAALSLDSRATSEEHLELRKNENAAIQTAVTRKSAELWDGFLENLFAGKLLLAKTMLMAMAPLINVERFRGSRKDPTNVTPARKSFNGQFVKVAEALGRVLQRMCEFTSPQLNELCLMSQSIRPIIAFTVHGEDDISSASAELIKSITEQPSKSEAITVLLERQLSTTLSSMIFATRRIMEPSNVAWGPARYIINTAKDVLKALSDLSSGILRSRTLENGEQIAVTGWWVAHWRYIEVAFQCTASWSHQAEINVMQDFCRDVIELADGMLAQDGLFASALQATSVQAQAQAQDLSKMQQLLKDPQRHLLGIVRMLRLRDLYLVEVTVKVVAKLLTRLRENQLEIPHEPKAFVQDSCTKLSTTGKYPISTNLNDQQRAELLKALGEDDDVEIIQIQPVFKPEKPKKQSLIDAWSKSGSSTSTSQIGRSNKEDVLELSSSVDKKRSILDQMAARQKASPLSSVSKLPPPKPRLEPVVSQASKNALIESRKKAKLEKAKRDADMVKKAQALRDAANVGEGSGLKGLSGVVGKDLAPQKSQILVDSDDEEEDDSGDEDLNNLINKGQQGQKAVDEATRRRERALLEKTRGPVKKVKVQRSAKDMRARLIPPMDQLHQAILEWDIFHGGNDPPSTSGSVAITRVASTYAQPQEYKQTFLGLLISEAWRSFVTAKDETTSKPYGLKIASRMNVDKFLEVTASIPSAESKERMLSEGDIVLVSKGISPLTDDSEAHALARIWKTTYKKERLEVTYRLNSKNNPLLAANALGVGSELQAVKITNMTTIEREYAALESLQYYDLMLEVLKAEPSPILKYGDEAVKGVMQNYQLNPGQAKAILGARDNDGFTLIQGPPGTGKTKTIVAMVGSLLTGNIQAPGTAIKPKLVGQAGQNAMPKKLLVCAPSNAAVDELVLRLKQGVKTMNGSFHKINVLRLGRSDAINAAVRDVTLDELVKKRLEGDTTQSKAKEERDKMHNQAAKIRDDLAELRPRLDAARAAGDRTLSQALQRDFDQLKRSQINIGAKIDEDKASGNTVSREAEIRRRQIQQEILDGAQVLCATLSGSGHEMFKNLNVEFETVIIDEAAQCVELSALIPLKYGCTKCILVGDPKQLPPTVLSQSAARFGYDQSLFVRMQQNHPDYVHLLDRQYRMHPEISLFPSTEFYEGKLVDGEDMSALRRQPWHASALLGPYRFFDVEGTQSKGSKGRSLVNHAELRVAMQLYERFKADFGRNYDIRGKIGIITPYKAQLQELKWQFSRQFGEAITDDIEFNTTDAFQGRECEIIIFSCVRADPTGGIGFVKDIRRMNVGLTRAKSSLWILGDSRALVQGEFWNKLITNAKQRSLYTKGDVISMLRKPSVMRPSSPLSRQVLQDASDVEMAEQQHGVNMIETKDVSYTAAQSRKVTQPPQQPPTNYTVTDRRPGSWEGNNRIERINEKGEVQPAVARSSDRPPIIQSSTPKLESKKRASDATAEGQRGSKRMATEPNRPSNRPPPTGPKSMSHYTPKEPKKAKDPSAMVALGLTPAARPPAMEPTVDARMPSGNASLPHNRNLPPRPPGQNGQNGQNGPAINRKKPKADPFIQRKPPRR from the exons ACTGGACCAGTCTGCTACTCGCCTATGGCAAGGACAAGGCTGGTATCTGGCTCGACGATTGGGGCACGAGGGTGGCTATTAACCTCCACAACTGCGACAAATGCGTTCTGAACTGGCACATGTACCGGAAGAAGTACATCCAGGTGTTTTCCGA AAAATGGCCCGAAGACGCCGTTGCCGGAATCGAAAACTGCCTTCACCGATTCGACTTTGACCGAATTGACAAGGGTCTCCGGTGGGCCAAGGACATTATCGAGCAGGCCGAAAGTGAAGGTCGCCTCTTCCAAAGATCCGACCTAGGCGAAGACCAGGGCGCAGTGCTTCTCACCGTCTATGAGGCCTTGTGCTGTATGGCCTACCTCAGCTTGCCGGACAAGCGTACCCTCTTTCAGTTCGTCTTCGTCCGTCTTTCGGGCAAGAAGCCATTGAAGTTGGGTGAGAATGTCTTACTTCCCGCCATGACCCAATTCCTTTTCGGAGAGGATAAGACACGACTTCAGTTTGCCGAGAAGTCTTGGGAACGCCTGCGACCGAAGTCGCTGACCGAGGCACAATTCGCCTGGGCTGTTCATGACAACCTGATGGAGGCGATCCAGTCGGTGGCTCAACGCAATCCCAGGAACCCCGCAGACCTACCAGAGATCGAGCGCTTCTGGAAAGCAGTCAACTGGATCATCAAGACcctggacgagaagctcttgTTGCATGGCCTCCGAAGCATGGAAGTCAAGCCAAGCGTTTACGACCTCCTTTTCGTCCACCTGCAATGCGAGTCGGAGGCAATCCTGTTGCTCATCATCCAGGCATTGACTGTATTACTGGAAACGTCTCCTCAGGCTTTCTGGGACACGATAGGCGACGCGCGACCATTCGTTGTCGTGGAGCAACTGCTTTCCCAGCGCCTTTTCAAGCAACTGCTCGCCCAGTCCTTGACATTCGCCATTACgtacgacgacggccatggcggcaacgATGTCGAGTCCATCACGACTTCATGGATCAACACGTGGATCCAGTCCCTCAAGCGTCAGCAAAAGAGTGACGCCTGCGAGCAGCTGCTTCATTTACTTTTCGAGCAAGTCGTCCATGATGCAAGCATTGGCGAGCAAGGCAGAGCCGCATGTGTTCGAGCCGGTCTAGACGCTCTAGACCATGTTCTACGGTCATTCCTGGACCCATCGGTCAATGCCGTCTCGAGTACCGCGTCCGTTTACATTAACTCGATCCTTAATGTCACCTACAAGTACAAGGATATTATCAACGATGCTGCGGACACCAAGAGCCAAGAGCAACACACCCTCGGCGTGCCCAAAGCAGCTATGAGCGTCATCGGTGCAGCCCTCAGTCTGGACTCTAGGGCCACTTCCGAAGAGCACCTCGAACTCCGCAAAAACGAAAACGCGGCTATCCAGACGGCGGTCACTCGCAAATCAGCAGAGTTATGGGACGGGTTTCTGGAGAACCTCTTCGCCGGCAAGCTCCTGTTGGCAAAGACGATGCTCATGGCCATGGCCCCTCTGATCAACGTAGAGAGATTTCGTGGCTCACGCAAAGACCCCACCAACGTGACCCCGGCAAGGAAGAGTTTCAACGGTCAGTTTGTCAAGGTTGCAGAAGCACTAGGGCGAGTTTTGCAGCGCATGTGTGAATTCACGTCGCCGCAGCTCAATGAGTTGTGTCTCATGAGCCAAAGCATTCGTCCCATCATCGCTTTCACTGTTCATGGCGAAGACGACATTAGCAGCGCAAGTGCTGAGCTCATAAAGTCCATCACCGAACAGCCTTCTAAGTCAGAAGCAATCACAGTGTTGCTTGAACGGCAACTCAGCACCACGCTGTCCTCCATGATTTTCGCAACACGGAGAATCATGGAGCCATCCAACGTGGCGTGGGGCCCGGCGCGGTACATCATCAACACCGCCAAGGACGTGCTCAAAGCTCTCAGCGATTTGTCGTCGGGAATCCTTAGGTCCAGGACCCTGGAAAATGGCGAGCAGATTGCTGTAACGGGCTGGTGGGTTGCTCACTGGAGGTACATCGAGGTTGCGTTTCAGTGCACAGCCAGCTGGTCCCACCAAGCAGAGATCAACGTGATGCAGGACTTCTGCCGAGATGTTATTGAGCTTGCCGACGGCATGCTTGCTCAGGACGGCCTTTTCGCCTCGGCACTGCAGGCTACCAGCgtgcaggcgcaggcgcaggcaCAAGACCTGTCTAAGATGCAGCAACTTCTGAAGGACCCTCAGCGTCACCTCCTTGGCATCGTGAGAATGCTTCGGTTAAGGGATCTCTATTTGGTGGAAGTCACTGTCAAGGTCGTCGCCAAACTACTTACGAGACTCCGTGAGAACCAACTTGAGATCCCGCATGAGCCGAAGGCCTTTGTTCAAGACTCCTGCACCAAGCTGTCGACCACTGGCAAGTATCCCATCTCTACCAACCTCAACGATCAGCAGCGAGCGGAACTTCTCAAAGCTcttggcgaagacgacgatgtgGAGATTATCCAGATCCAGCCGGTCTTCAAACCCGAGAAACCAAAGAAGCAAAGCCTCATCGACGCATGGTCCAAATCCGGCTCATCGACTTCCACTTCCCAGATTGGCCGATCGAACAAGGAGGATGTTCTCGAGCTAAGCAGTTCTGTCGACAAGAAACGCTCCATCTTGGACCAGATGGCGGCTCGCCAGAAGGCTTCTCCCCTGTCAAGCGTGTCCAAATTGCCGCCCCCGAAGCCTAGGCTTGAGCCAGTAGTCTCACAAGCCTCCAAAAATGCACTCATCGAGTCGCGCAAGAAAGCCAAGTTGGAAAAGGCTAAGAGAGATGCCGACATGGTCAAGAAGGCGCAGGCTCTCCGAGATGCTGccaacgtcggcgagggctcGGGGCTGAAGGGTCTTAGCGGTGTTGTTGGAAAGGACCTTGCACCGCAGAAGAGCCAGATCCTGGTTGACagcgatgatgaagaagaagacgactCTGGCGATGAGGATCTCAACAATCTCATCAATAAGGGGCAGCAGGGCCAGAAGGCCGTTGACGAAGCTACGAGACGCCGCGAACGGGCGCTGCTCGAGAAGACGCGTGGCCCGGTCAAGAAGGTAAAGGTACAGCGCTCAGCAAAGGATATGCGTGCTCGCTTGATCCCGCCTATGGACCAGCTTCACCAAGCCATCTTGGAGTGGGACATCTTCCATGGGGGCAATGACCCACCATCGACCTCGGGCTCCGTGGCCATTACACGGGTTGCAAGCACATACGCCCAGCCCCAGGAGTACAAGCAGACGTTCCTGGGCCTATTGATCTCGGAAGCCTGGAGATCTTTTGTGACTGCTAAAGATGAGACGACATCCAAGCCCTATGGCCTCAAGATTGCATCTCGCATGAACGTTGACAAGTTTCTTGAAGTGACTGCAAGCATCCCCAGCGCAGAAAGTAAGGAAAGAATGCTGTCAGAGGGCGACATTGTCCTGGTTTCGAAAGGAATCAGCCCCCTGACGGACGACTCTGAGGCCCATGCGTTGGCGCGGATCTGGAAGACAACATACAAGAAGGAAAGGCTGGAAGTGACATACCGCCTGAACAGCAAGAATAATCCATTGCTTGCTGCCAacgctctcggcgtcggctcTGAACTCCAAGCCGTCAAGATCACCAACATGACGACCATTGAGCGAGAGTACGCGGCTCTGGAGAGCTTACAGTACTACGACCTCATGCTGGAAGTCCTGAAAGCCGAACCTTCGCCAATCCTGAAGTACGGTGACGAGGCTGTCAAGGGCGTCATGCAAAACTACCAGTTGAATCCTGGTCAAGCAAAAGCCATTCTGGGTGCTAGGGACAACGACGGCTTCACTTTGATTCAAGG TCCTCCTGGTACGGGCAAGACGAAGACCATTGTTGCCATGGTCGGCTCGCTGCTCACGGGCAACATTCAAGCTCCCGGAACAGCCATAAAACCCAAGCTTGTGGGCCAGGCAGGCCAGAACGCCATGCCGAAGAAGCTTCTGGTCTGCGCTCCCAGTAACGCCGCTGTAGACGAACTCGTGTTGCGTCTGAAACAGGGTGTAAAGACAATGAATGGTTCGTTCCACAAGATCAACGTTCTTCGCCTGGGTAGGAGCGACGCCATCAATGCCGCCGTCCGCGATGTCACACTCGACGAACTGGTGAAGAAGAGACTCGAAGGCGACACCACGCAAAgcaaggcgaaggaggaaCGAGATAAGATGCATAATCAAGCAGCCAAGATCAGAGATGACCTGGCCGAGCTTCGACCCCGGCTGGATGCAGCCCGTGCAGCCGGTGACCGAACCCTGTCGCAGGCTCTGCAGCGGGACTTCGATCAATTGAAGCGTTCCCAGATCAACATTGGTGCCAAAatcgacgaggacaaggcgAGCGGCAACACTGTCAGtcgcgaggccgagatccgccgccggcagatACAACAGGAGATCCTTGACGGTGCGCAAGTTCTCTGCGCCACTCTCAGTGGAAGCGGTCACGAGATGTTCAAGAACCTCAATGTCGAGTTCGAGACggtcatcatcgacgaggctgcGCAGTGTGTGGAACTCAGCGCCCTGATCCCCCTGAAGTACGGTTGCACCAAGTGCATTCTCGTCGGTGATCCGAAGCAGTTGCCCCCAACAGTGCTTTCTCAGTCTGCCGCTAGATTTGGCTACGACCAAAGCTTGTTCGTCCGAATGCAACAGAACCATCCCGACTACGTCCATCTTCTCGATCGCCAATACCGGATGCACCCCGAGATCAGCTTGTTCCCCAGCACAGAATTCTACGAGGGCAAGCTCGTTGACGGTGAGGACATGAGCGCGCTGCGCCGCCAACCCTGGCACGCAAGTGCTCTCCTCGGCCCTTACCGATTCTTCGATGTCGAGGGTACCCAGTCGAAGGGTAGTAAGGGCCGCTCGTTGGTGAACCATGCAGAGTTGAGAGTTGCTATGCAGCTCTACGAACGGTTCAAGGCAGACTTTGGACGGAACTACGACATTCGTGGCAAGATCGGCATCATTACTCCATACAAAGCCCAGCTGCAGGAGCTCAAGTGGCAGTTCTCCCGTCAATTCGGAGAGGCCATCACAGATGACATTGAGTTCAACACTACGGATGCCTTCCAGGGTCGAGAGTGCGAGatcatcatcttctcttGCGTTCGAGCCGATCCTACCGGCGGCATTGGTTTCGTCAAGGACATCAGGCGTATGAACGTCGGTCTGACCCGTGCCAAATCATCACTGTGGATTCTGGGCGATTCAAGAGCGTTGGTGCAGGGTGAGTTTTGGAACAAGCTCATCACTAACGCGAAGCAACGGTCTCTCTACACGAAGGGAGACGTCATATCGATGCTGCGGAAGCCCAGTGTCATGAGGCCATCGTCTCCGCTGTCAAGACAGGTGCTGCAGGATGCCTCCGACGTCGAGATGGCGGAGCAACAACATGGTGTCAATATGATTGAGACGAAAGATGTCTCGTACACAGCAGCGCAATCCCGAAAGGTAACGCAGCCTCCTCAACAACCACCGACGAACTACACAGTCACGGATCGGCGCCCGGGTTCCTGGGAAGGCAACAACCGCATTGAGCGGATCAATGAGAAAGGCGAGGTGCAGCCTGCCGTCGCCCGCAGCTCTGACCGGCCCCCCATCATCCAGTCATCGACCCCGAAGTTGGAGTCCAAGAAGAGAGCGTCCGATGCCACCGCCGAAGGGCAGCGCGGCTCGAAGCGG ATGGCGACGGAACCGAATCGACCTTCGAACAGACCGCCCCCGACGGGGCCCAAGTCGATGAGCCACTACACGCCGAAGGagccgaagaaggcgaaggatcCGTCTGCAATGGTAGCCCTCGGTCTGACACCAGCCGCACGAccgccggcgatggagcCGACAGTCGATGCCAGGATGCCGTCTGGGAACGCCTCTCTGCCACATAACCGTAATCTGCCCCCAAGA CCTCCGGGACAGAATGGACAGAATGGACAGAATGGCCCTGCCATCAACAGGAAGAAGCCGAAGGCTGATCCGTTCATTCAGAGGAAGCCACCCAGACGTTAA
- a CDS encoding Putative NAD(P)-binding domain superfamily has translation MSRPWILVSPSSRGIGAHLTRHLLRTTSAPVLATSRSADTTAAKGRLLESLGLPPLETEDAASRLKIVRVDVTDEATVAAAADEARALFPEATHHLRLALAIPGILHPEKSPTQVDYDKALDMFRVNTLGQMILMKHFSPFLPRKSVALTSSSSTEDDRGLPPGHAVWAAMSARVGSTSDNLKGGWYTYRASKAGVTSLAKSLDLWLSARSGDKAIAVAYHPGTVKTGLSEGFWGTVPKGKLFEPEFAVGRMCKVLTEEVGVEGRGRFWDWQGKEILP, from the coding sequence ATGTCCCGCCCCTGGATCCTCGTCTCCCCATCCTCccgcggcatcggcgcccaCCTGACCCGGCACCTCCTCCGCACCACCTCCGCCCCGGTCCTCGCGACGTCCCGCTCGGCCGAtaccaccgccgccaagggccgcctcctcgagtCCCTCGGCCTGCCTCCACTCGAGACCGAGGACGCCGCCTCACGCCTCAAGATCGTGCGCGTCGACGTCACCGACGaggccaccgtcgccgccgccgccgacgaggcccgcgCCCTGTTCCCCGAGGCCACCCACCACCTCaggctcgccctcgccatccccgGCATCCTGCACCCGGAGAAGAGCCCGACGCAGGTCGACTACGACAAGGCGCTCGACATGTTCAGGGTCAACACGCTAGGGCAGATGATACTGATGAAGCacttctcccccttcctcccccgaAAGTCCGTTGCCCTcacgtcctcctcctctacTGAAGACGACCGGGGCCTGCCACCGGGCCACGCCGTCTGGGCCGCCATGTCGGCGCGCGTCGGGTCGACTTCGGACAACCTCAAGGGCGGGTGGTACACCTACCGCGCCTCCAAGGCTGGCGTCACCTCCCTTGCCAAGTCTCTCGACCTGTGGCTCAGCGCACGCAGCGGcgacaaggccatcgccgtgGCCTATCACCCGGGCACCGTCAAGACGGGCCTGTCCGAGGGGTTCTGGGGCACGGTGCCGAAGGGGAAGCTGTTCGAACCCGAGTTCGCCGTGGGAAGGATGTGCAAGGTGTTGACGGAGGAGGTCGGGGTTGAGGGAAGGGGCCGGTTCTGGGACTGGCAGGGTAAGGAGATCTTGCCGTGA